One window of Quercus robur chromosome 12, dhQueRobu3.1, whole genome shotgun sequence genomic DNA carries:
- the LOC126710338 gene encoding QWRF motif-containing protein 2-like isoform X1, whose product MVAAVSTTTAALNSKTTPRGGPRSQQQQQPRQNPTRRPLLPSESDNAIAPPRRPKSREVTSRYMSSSSSSSTTTTTTTATSLNNSRRCPSPLVSRTAAASTATITPMPSVTKRSQSVERRRAVTPRPNSLDLRIGTGNGEVSAAQKLLFTSTRSLSVSFQGESFSLQVSKAKPAPSPSPNVRKGTPERRKVTTTTATTPARGSDQTENSKPAMDQQRWPARLRQANYMTRSLDCSDEKRNLSGSSGVVRALQNSMLDSRASFDGRLSSIELAAVEGNSTIGSETQSDPIASDTESVSSGSISGAQDCNSSGLQGQRGNRGIIVPARFWSETNNRLKRQPEPCSPLAKNVGAKAVTPKLIAPKKLSIDNPVSSPHGVVNSRGNLSPIRGALRPASPSKLGMSSPLRGMSPSRMRNAVVAATPSSNLSNTPSILSFAADVRRGKIGDNRIVDAHLLRLLHNRFLQWRFVNARADAALYAQKLNAERSLYNAWVSSSKLRESVRAKRTELQLLKQNLKLTSILKGQMTYLEEWPLTDRDYSSSLSGATEALRASTLRLPVVGGAKADIQNVKDAICSAVDVMQAMASSICLLSSKVGNVNSLVAELSKLSVKEHALLDHCKDFLSTNAAMQVTECSLRTHIIQLKRVPPS is encoded by the exons ATGGTAGCTGCTGTGTCGACGACGACGGCGGCGTTGAATTCCAAAACAACGCCGCGAGGTGGGCCACGGTcacagcaacagcaacagccACGCCAAAACCCTACACGGCGGCCGCTCTTGCCTTCTGAGTCCGACAATGCCATCGCTCCTCCTCGCCGTCCAAAATCTCGGGAAGTTACTTCTCGTTACATgtcctcctcttcctcttcttctactACTACAACAACAACTACTGCTACGAGTTTGAATAATTCTCGGAGATGTCCGTCGCCGTTGGTTTCGAGGACGGCGGCGGCTTCGACGGCTACGATTACGCCGATGCCGTCGGTCACAAAGCGGTCTCAGTCGGTGGAGCGGAGGCGTGCGGTCACTCCTCGCCCAAATTCTCTCGATTTGAGAATCGGAACCGGCAATGGCGAAGTCTCCGCGGCTCAGAAGCTCTTGTTCACTTCGACAAGAAGCTTATCGGTTTCGTTTCAGGGAGAGTCGTTCTCGCTCCAGGTCAGCAAGGCTAAGCCGGCGCCGTCGCCGTCGCCGAATGTAAGAAAAGGTACGCCGGAGAGGAGGAAGGTTACCACCACGACGGCGACGACTCCGGCGAGAGGTTCGGATCAGACGGAGAATTCGAAGCCGGCGATGGATCAGCAGCGCTGGCCTGCGAGGTTACGGCAAGCGAATTATATGACTCGGAGCTTGGATTGCTCTGATGAGAAGAGAAATCTCAGTGGGTCAAGTGGTGTGGTTAGAGCATTGCAAAATTCAATGCTAGACAGTAGGGCTTCGTTTGATGGAAGATTGAGCTCAATTGAACTCGCTGCTGTCGAAGGCAATTCAACTATTGGATCGGAGACACAGTCTGATCCTATTGCTTCCGATACTGAAAGTGTATCTTCTGGTAGTATTTCTGGAGCACAAGACTGTAATAGTAGTGGTTTACAAGGACAGCGTGGAAATCGCGGTATAATAGTTCCGGCAAGGTTTTGGTCAGAGACTAATAACCGTTTGAAGCGCCAACCGGAGCCGTGCTCGCCGTTGGCGAAGAATGTAGGAGCCAAGGCTGTTACTCCTAAGCTAATTGCGCCGAAGAAGTTATCAATTGATAATCCAGTATCGTCTCCTCATGGAGTTGTGAATAGCAGGGGAAACTTGTCTCCAATCCGTGGAGCATTGCGCCCTGCTTCACCAAGTAAGCTTGGGATGTCGTCCCCTTTGAGGGGAATGAGCCCGTCTCGAATGAGGAATGCGGTGGTGGCAGCTACACCGAGTAGTAATTTGAGTAATACGCCGTCTATTTTAAGTTTTGCTGCTGATGTTCGGAGAGGGAAGATTGGGGACAACCGTATAGTTGATGCACATTTGTTGAGGCTCTTGCATAATCGGTTTTTGCAATGGCGTTTTGTGAATGCTCGGGCTGATGCTGCCCTATATGCGCAGAAGTTGAATGCGGAG AGAAGCCTTTATAATGCATGGGTATCTAGCTCAAAACTACGTGAGTCTGTTAGAGCCAAAAGAACAGAGTTACAACTGTTGAAGCAAAATTTGAAGCTAACTTCCATCCTGAAGGGGCAA ATGACTTATTTGGAAGAGTGGCCTCTTACTGACCGGGATTACTCCAGCTCTTTGTCAGGGGCTACTGAAGCTTTGAGGGCTAGCACTCTTCGCCTTCCTGTTGTTGGTGGGGCAAAG GCTGATATCCAAAATGTGAAGGATGCCATTTGTTCAGCTGTTGATGTTATGCAGGCTATGGCATCCTCAATCTGTTTATTATCATCAAAG GTTGGTAATGTGAACTCTTTGGTGGCTGAACTCTCAAAGTTAAGTGTGAAAGAGCATGCTTTGCTTGATCACTGCAAAGATTTCCTGTCAACAAATGCAGCCATGCAG GTGACAGAGTGTAGCTTGAGAACACATATTATACAACTAAAGCGTGTACCGCCAAGCTGA
- the LOC126710338 gene encoding QWRF motif-containing protein 2-like isoform X2 — protein MVAAVSTTTAALNSKTTPRGGPRSQQQQQPRQNPTRRPLLPSESDNAIAPPRRPKSREVTSRYMSSSSSSSTTTTTTTATSLNNSRRCPSPLVSRTAAASTATITPMPSVTKRSQSVERRRAVTPRPNSLDLRIGTGNGEVSAAQKLLFTSTRSLSVSFQGESFSLQVSKAKPAPSPSPNVRKGTPERRKVTTTTATTPARGSDQTENSKPAMDQQRWPARLRQANYMTRSLDCSDEKRNLSGSSGVVRALQNSMLDSRASFDGRLSSIELAAVEGNSTIGSETQSDPIASDTESVSSGSISGAQDCNSSGLQGQRGNRGIIVPARFWSETNNRLKRQPEPCSPLAKNVGAKAVTPKLIAPKKLSIDNPVSSPHGVVNSRGNLSPIRGALRPASPSKLGMSSPLRGMSPSRMRNAVVAATPSSNLSNTPSILSFAADVRRGKIGDNRIVDAHLLRLLHNRFLQWRFVNARADAALYAQKLNAERSLYNAWVSSSKLRESVRAKRTELQLLKQNLKLTSILKGQMTYLEEWPLTDRDYSSSLSGATEALRASTLRLPVVGGAKADIQNVKDAICSAVDVMQAMASSICLLSSKVGNVNSLVAELSKLSVKEHALLDHCKDFLSTNAAMQVTECSLRTHIVQLKRVPPS, from the exons ATGGTAGCTGCTGTGTCGACGACGACGGCGGCGTTGAATTCCAAAACAACGCCGCGAGGTGGGCCACGGTcacagcaacagcaacagccACGCCAAAACCCTACACGGCGGCCGCTCTTGCCTTCTGAGTCCGACAATGCCATCGCTCCTCCTCGCCGTCCAAAATCTCGGGAAGTTACTTCTCGTTACATgtcctcctcttcctcttcttctactACTACAACAACAACTACTGCTACGAGTTTGAATAATTCTCGGAGATGTCCGTCGCCGTTGGTTTCGAGGACGGCGGCGGCTTCGACGGCTACGATTACGCCGATGCCGTCGGTCACAAAGCGGTCTCAGTCGGTGGAGCGGAGGCGTGCGGTCACTCCTCGCCCAAATTCTCTCGATTTGAGAATCGGAACCGGCAATGGCGAAGTCTCCGCGGCTCAGAAGCTCTTGTTCACTTCGACAAGAAGCTTATCGGTTTCGTTTCAGGGAGAGTCGTTCTCGCTCCAGGTCAGCAAGGCTAAGCCGGCGCCGTCGCCGTCGCCGAATGTAAGAAAAGGTACGCCGGAGAGGAGGAAGGTTACCACCACGACGGCGACGACTCCGGCGAGAGGTTCGGATCAGACGGAGAATTCGAAGCCGGCGATGGATCAGCAGCGCTGGCCTGCGAGGTTACGGCAAGCGAATTATATGACTCGGAGCTTGGATTGCTCTGATGAGAAGAGAAATCTCAGTGGGTCAAGTGGTGTGGTTAGAGCATTGCAAAATTCAATGCTAGACAGTAGGGCTTCGTTTGATGGAAGATTGAGCTCAATTGAACTCGCTGCTGTCGAAGGCAATTCAACTATTGGATCGGAGACACAGTCTGATCCTATTGCTTCCGATACTGAAAGTGTATCTTCTGGTAGTATTTCTGGAGCACAAGACTGTAATAGTAGTGGTTTACAAGGACAGCGTGGAAATCGCGGTATAATAGTTCCGGCAAGGTTTTGGTCAGAGACTAATAACCGTTTGAAGCGCCAACCGGAGCCGTGCTCGCCGTTGGCGAAGAATGTAGGAGCCAAGGCTGTTACTCCTAAGCTAATTGCGCCGAAGAAGTTATCAATTGATAATCCAGTATCGTCTCCTCATGGAGTTGTGAATAGCAGGGGAAACTTGTCTCCAATCCGTGGAGCATTGCGCCCTGCTTCACCAAGTAAGCTTGGGATGTCGTCCCCTTTGAGGGGAATGAGCCCGTCTCGAATGAGGAATGCGGTGGTGGCAGCTACACCGAGTAGTAATTTGAGTAATACGCCGTCTATTTTAAGTTTTGCTGCTGATGTTCGGAGAGGGAAGATTGGGGACAACCGTATAGTTGATGCACATTTGTTGAGGCTCTTGCATAATCGGTTTTTGCAATGGCGTTTTGTGAATGCTCGGGCTGATGCTGCCCTATATGCGCAGAAGTTGAATGCGGAG AGAAGCCTTTATAATGCATGGGTATCTAGCTCAAAACTACGTGAGTCTGTTAGAGCCAAAAGAACAGAGTTACAACTGTTGAAGCAAAATTTGAAGCTAACTTCCATCCTGAAGGGGCAA ATGACTTATTTGGAAGAGTGGCCTCTTACTGACCGGGATTACTCCAGCTCTTTGTCAGGGGCTACTGAAGCTTTGAGGGCTAGCACTCTTCGCCTTCCTGTTGTTGGTGGGGCAAAG GCTGATATCCAAAATGTGAAGGATGCCATTTGTTCAGCTGTTGATGTTATGCAGGCTATGGCATCCTCAATCTGTTTATTATCATCAAAG GTTGGTAATGTGAACTCTTTGGTGGCTGAACTCTCAAAGTTAAGTGTGAAAGAGCATGCTTTGCTTGATCACTGCAAAGATTTCCTGTCAACAAATGCAGCCATGCAG
- the LOC126710338 gene encoding QWRF motif-containing protein 2-like isoform X4, whose translation MVAAVSTTTAALNSKTTPRGGPRSQQQQQPRQNPTRRPLLPSESDNAIAPPRRPKSREVTSRYMSSSSSSSTTTTTTTATSLNNSRRCPSPLVSRTAAASTATITPMPSVTKRSQSVERRRAVTPRPNSLDLRIGTGNGEVSAAQKLLFTSTRSLSVSFQGESFSLQVSKAKPAPSPSPNVRKGTPERRKVTTTTATTPARGSDQTENSKPAMDQQRWPARLRQANYMTRSLDCSDEKRNLSGSSGVVRALQNSMLDSRASFDGRLSSIELAAVEGNSTIGSETQSDPIASDTESVSSGSISGAQDCNSSGLQGQRGNRGIIVPARFWSETNNRLKRQPEPCSPLAKNVGAKAVTPKLIAPKKLSIDNPVSSPHGVVNSRGNLSPIRGALRPASPSKLGMSSPLRGMSPSRMRNAVVAATPSSNLSNTPSILSFAADVRRGKIGDNRIVDAHLLRLLHNRFLQWRFVNARADAALYAQKLNAERSLYNAWVTSSKLRESVRAKRTELQLLKQNLKLISILK comes from the coding sequence ATGGTAGCTGCTGTGTCGACGACGACGGCGGCGTTGAATTCCAAAACAACGCCGCGAGGTGGGCCACGGTcacagcaacagcaacagccACGCCAAAACCCTACACGGCGGCCGCTCTTGCCTTCTGAGTCCGACAATGCCATCGCTCCTCCTCGCCGTCCAAAATCTCGGGAAGTTACTTCTCGTTACATgtcctcctcttcctcttcttctactACTACAACAACAACTACTGCTACGAGTTTGAATAATTCTCGGAGATGTCCGTCGCCGTTGGTTTCGAGGACGGCGGCGGCTTCGACGGCTACGATTACGCCGATGCCGTCGGTCACAAAGCGGTCTCAGTCGGTGGAGCGGAGGCGTGCGGTCACTCCTCGCCCAAATTCTCTCGATTTGAGAATCGGAACCGGCAATGGCGAAGTCTCCGCGGCTCAGAAGCTCTTGTTCACTTCGACAAGAAGCTTATCGGTTTCGTTTCAGGGAGAGTCGTTCTCGCTCCAGGTCAGCAAGGCTAAGCCGGCGCCGTCGCCGTCGCCGAATGTAAGAAAAGGTACGCCGGAGAGGAGGAAGGTTACCACCACGACGGCGACGACTCCGGCGAGAGGTTCGGATCAGACGGAGAATTCGAAGCCGGCGATGGATCAGCAGCGCTGGCCTGCGAGGTTACGGCAAGCGAATTATATGACTCGGAGCTTGGATTGCTCTGATGAGAAGAGAAATCTCAGTGGGTCAAGTGGTGTGGTTAGAGCATTGCAAAATTCAATGCTAGACAGTAGGGCTTCGTTTGATGGAAGATTGAGCTCAATTGAACTCGCTGCTGTCGAAGGCAATTCAACTATTGGATCGGAGACACAGTCTGATCCTATTGCTTCCGATACTGAAAGTGTATCTTCTGGTAGTATTTCTGGAGCACAAGACTGTAATAGTAGTGGTTTACAAGGACAGCGTGGAAATCGCGGTATAATAGTTCCGGCAAGGTTTTGGTCAGAGACTAATAACCGTTTGAAGCGCCAACCGGAGCCGTGCTCGCCGTTGGCGAAGAATGTAGGAGCCAAGGCTGTTACTCCTAAGCTAATTGCGCCGAAGAAGTTATCAATTGATAATCCAGTATCGTCTCCTCATGGAGTTGTGAATAGCAGGGGAAACTTGTCTCCAATCCGTGGAGCATTGCGCCCTGCTTCACCAAGTAAGCTTGGGATGTCGTCCCCTTTGAGGGGAATGAGCCCGTCTCGAATGAGGAATGCGGTGGTGGCAGCTACACCGAGTAGTAATTTGAGTAATACGCCGTCTATTTTAAGTTTTGCTGCTGATGTTCGGAGAGGGAAGATTGGGGACAACCGTATAGTTGATGCACATTTGTTGAGGCTCTTGCATAATCGGTTTTTGCAATGGCGTTTTGTGAATGCTCGGGCTGATGCTGCCCTATATGCGCAGAAGTTGAATGCGGAG